A single Alosa sapidissima isolate fAloSap1 chromosome 17, fAloSap1.pri, whole genome shotgun sequence DNA region contains:
- the LOC121688305 gene encoding eotaxin-like, whose amino-acid sequence MNIFAFSVCCLISICLILPAVSSSATNCCLALSSVRLKPSNVKTYHIQQQGGICPINAVVLVTKKSKHICADPDSQWVKDAMRIVNEKKEAAKSGANTESSNTPQPGGNGPPKRRRKGKGRGRGKGKKHGGRRARKQQAQ is encoded by the exons ATGAACATCTTCGCTTTCTCCGTTTGCTGCCTTATCTCGATATGTCTCATCTTACCAGCTG TGAGCAGCTCAGCCACAAACTGTTGCCTCGCTCTGTCTTCGGTACGACTGAAGCCCAGTAATGTGAAAACCTACCACATTCAGCAACAGGGAGGAATCTGCCCCATAAATGCAGTGGT ATTAGTGACAAAGAAGAGCAAGCATATTTGTGCTGACCCCGACAGCCAATGGGTGAAGGACGCCATGAGAATAGTGAATGAGAAGAAGGAGGCAGCAAAGTCAGGGGCGAATACAGAGTCCAGCAACACTCCGCAGCCTGGGGGCAACGGCCCCCCAAAGCGACGGAGAAAGGGGAAAGGAAGGGGACGAGGAAAAGGGAAAAAGCACGGGGGTCGGAGGGCACGGAAGCAGCAGGCCCAATAG